In Metopolophium dirhodum isolate CAU chromosome 5, ASM1992520v1, whole genome shotgun sequence, the sequence GACAAGTagtttttatctaaaaaatataattaaatgtaaaaatataaaacacctAATTCAAACTAATATTTCAGTTACTTTGAACGCAATTGGAtctttataatcatttataaatgtGAGGCTTGCCATTAATTCATTATAACCATTGCTGTTATCTTTAGTAAATGTAAGTACTTCGCTAGGATTTATTTTCAGTTTAAGctctaaaacataataaataaataatttttgttaaaacaaatTTCTACAAATATTTACCTTTGGGCATATACACTATATCTCGAATGTCTCCAGAACCATTTTTCACTTCCATTGTTTCTGCAAAATgaacctaaaaattaaaatattgatttttttttttgtttaacatagTCGATATTTTTTTCCCATTACATTGAAGCACTGAAAGGTTTaggttaataattaatcaataaatgttaaaccttttttttggtttcttcaACTTTTTTAGTTTCTGGTTCAAAATTAAACTTGTAATTGTCTTCACCACCCCAATTGACCATTATTGATTCTTTTGATACAAATTCgcttaaattatgtttatttaggaatttaatttttttcacagcCTTGGCTGGTAACCATGtcttgattattttaaaagccGCTAAATAAgatcaatattttgtatagctaaattatttaaatagaaaatgaaattaataacaagAACTTACCATTTAAAACCCATGgcatttcataaattataatgtaatttaaaaaggctggataatacattttaagtaaatttattaagtaattCGTAAATTCCATATCAAGATTACTTAAACCAGAACCCatcatatcaaaaaatattgtaatttgatcACCATTAGttaacctataaattataacactttaaatataatacatagttaaagtaattgaataataaattacctttcCATTCTTTCAAACCAGTACACAGCGCACTTTTTACATTCCTCAGAATCTTTAGAAGCTTTAAAATGCAATTTGCATCTAATAATGAACATAAGTTTGCCATCTATATCCATACCATGAGGATACATGATTCCCTCCTCTAAGTAATCAATTTTTACTGTACCATTTGATTCACtcatttctaaaattaaaataaataagattaaaaacaaatctgaaaacataaaacttaaaaattataatctcttgtatatttaattattaccattAACACCAAATGATTTTCTCCATTCACATACATTCCATAACATGGTTAAAGCTTCTTCTTGATTACCTTCAGTATGAATTAAAAACCGTTTAAGCCATGCatctgaattatttattttgacaagGTCCAAAGGATGAAACACTTCTGTGGAACACAGAAATAACAgaatgtttacattatatttgaattatacaatttagtgatataggtaggtactaaatgtatcaacaatgatattataattagttgaCTAGAATGTAAAATGACCAATTGCGATTGAACTGAACTGAACTACCTATGTGAAATATcatagcatatatatatatatatatatatatataaaatatactattgtatatcttaaataatatagagTAGGTTTACCGTTTTTTTCATTGAGTTTATCTTCAAATGACTGTCTCAATGCTGAAACGCTTTCAGTTGAAATATCCATAATGGCgttaaaagaaattaatatggaaacattaatttattgtgcttcgctaaaaacaaaaaagatagtcaattttttaaacaaaaattaaaaaacaatatattgtattaattattttaaattttgtagaaatacaaaaatatttaaattgaactaTACATGTGTATTGGACGTGTAATTGCGTCACTCAGTCACTGTGTAATGTAGTATGTaagttgtatacttatatacttgtATGTCTACCTATTATCATTATGTGTatcattttagtttttcatgctcttaaattgttatcatttattaatttttaaatttatctactACCACCacagatatagataataaatttatctataTCAGCTGCAGCTGTGACCGCGGTTtaagatatataattaatataataacaatgtatataCGATTTAAGGTAATAAGGTATATTACCTAAGCCGTGTATGCAACCATGAACTACTACAGTAGTACAGTACTTTGTAGTTTGTAGTTCATGTATGTTCATATATCAAGTATTACTCTATGATGCAACTATTGTTCATtactaccattgattatgaatactaatatttataattaatgctaCTACTTTTACTACTACAGTACACGATTTAAGTATATATCGTGGTACAGTCTACAACTAcaatactattgtctattactataaattataatactgtaatatacGTGTAGTATAGGACCGTTTCAACCGTAGCACTTCTATATACATATctactatataggtagataaGAGTACCCACCGATAGgctataggacataggtagactatattatatagataattataaattataaattacctatattattgtgcactacgtacatatagaaatatagaatttaCTTCAATTtggaatatatatatgaaatattctaTACAAGTTCAAATTATAGCCCTATACCTAGACAATAAGGCTATAAACTATTTCTACCTACTtactagtttgtactttataggCTTACTATGACCCGAATCTAAGTGTTCAAGTCTCAAGACCCGGGTGGCACGGGATTCAGGATACGTCTTGAACCAAGATTTATAGATGAGATCCTTTTAGTCTTTTGTCGTTATATCGTTTGGGTGGATACTGGATAGTAGTTACATtgttacatacctaatattataagtcaTAAGCCATGAGGATTAGGTAGtcattatataagatatattgttttaaatcgcagtaagtacctactgtCTAGTTTGTTACCAAGTCAACTTGATGTCTTGATATACTAGTGTGTGGTAGCTGCACCAACTGGTAGTCACATATAATGTTGATATATTCTGATTCAATCCattcaaattttttgaattcatgTCACATAGTCATTAGCCGTGATTTATTGATCATGTTTCATCCAGTAATAAGTTCAACGCACCTATTACAGAGGGTTAGCCTTCTATAAAGTCGTCGGTCTActgttattataggtagtttctactcgagattttagtttttaagcgTATGTATTACCGACTACGTGCGTACGTGAGCGCGATACAATGtactattatacttttatattatgcacataatattatacacagcgTGTCAGCGTCCAGTAGGTTTTTGTGCCTATAGcttatgtattgtataatgtttgACATTTACCTAACCCTTTTAATGTTTGAACTCTAAACGACTATAAATGTCAAGTAACTCAACCACTCAAGTTTGaagttgttataaattatataccagCAACGCGCCAACGCGTGCCGGTAAATTCAAAAACTTTATAGATACGAGTATACTACCAGacgttatattatgaaaactataataatattcgttgttcatttaaacatattaaatttacgccataatatgtaggtacattataaacaCGGTTGAGGGTTGTAACTTGTACATCCATGGCACACTGCCACACTGGTACATAGTCAAGGTACCGTGtagcttataattatatatataagttataagtagatgctacaaacattttacttttaattttttcataaaataatagaatcattatttttaaattaaaatatgagtcctataattattttagattcagagcggagctataatgatatgtatttttaaatatttttttgtccgtGTTCACGACAAGTATATACAGGTAcctaattgaataattaaagaaaaacttgaatttttacacaaaacctaaatcgattttgttatttttttcatattttagataCTTGCATGATTTTTCacctaatttttatatatataacaacttGATTAAGCGGACTGCCCACCTTGCTGGTTGCCAAGAGATAGTAGACACAGTATGCCTacacataatattcaatattgatatacataataGGAATCATAGGATTgttttaagattataaaatctcatattaatataaattaagattttctaaacaaaataacatttttagcattttatagacataagacattttttatttttattagttttttaaattctgggcggagcgataaatgcatttttttactatatgtttttttttaatttgtttgtgtctgtgtacacgataagtagtcaaatttaaaattcccagtaatttttaaaagcgcatggaaaaacaaaaaaaaattaagggaaccgggaatcgattttggttttaggtgtaactctaaaacaaatgaccgtagataaatgatattttaaaactcgttatttatattagcattttctatacactgtacaaatttcaaaaaatattgatttgttttgaactgtttacggacattttcagtttccaatttgtttagttttttttctatgaatgtcaataaaatgttatttgttgagtaaaaaagcttggaaattTAAGGCTCTTAACATATTGTTACaatgttatttgaaaaatattaaaaatccagtcacaatttttttttataagtatttaaattttaaatcttgacaaatacgtaaaaatcaaaaacttgtgcaaattattttaagttagaaattcataaaaaattttctttttaaatctaagatttgaaaatataatacataagttTATCTTcctttaatcaaaaaaaagtctacaaaaagacaaattaaatttttatgagcgttcgaagttcatatttttagaacattgaatatttactcgatttctcatgtagcaatttacttattttgttgtaattttgactatttttgagctatttatatatattaattatttttttttttataaatatcaataaaacaatgTTCACTATATCAAATGGCTTAACAATGAAATACAAGGTGCCTCATAATTTGTTTTGAtcagtgttgggaaggaacgcgttccttttataggaacgaagctcggaacgcgttccatttaaaatataggaacgaggaacgggaacgagttcctattttgaaggaacttgaacgaaaatttccgttcctcaaataatgaaaaaattttaacacgttgagtgccacagtatattttatgaagctcatatagtgtgtttccgcgccaaaactgagccgcgacgccgtcggtcgactacgtgtcgtgttccgggtcgtttccggttccgcgcgccaaattagttcttcttaaacaaaacaaaatgtcagtataaaaatattttttcaaataaattgaattaaaaaaaaaaacagattgttgtatcatactatgtcctatactcctatgggctataagcctataacctatagcatatctctatgtgtggtgtatcgtgtatagtacacactatacactgtatactatactactatagtaatatacatgtataatattatgcaattatgcaatatgaatgtatatatataaagtttcaagtctacgctatacaacttttgaattataacaaaaaaaatctaagacaaatcatttttgttaaaaatcggtgctcctagaaaggagtgagttaaccgatttcagtggtggtcaatggtgttttttgcgaaaaatttttaagtcagaaataatcggttaactctctcggttcgattatttctgacttaaaaattgttcgcaaaatacaccattgaccaccactcaaattgcaaaaaaaggaacatgaaggaacgggaacgcgttcctttttaaaaaggaacgggaacgcgttcttTTTTTGGGACAGGaaagaggaacgggaacgagttcctttttaaaaggaactttCCCAACACTGGTTTTGATATCTGCAGTTTAAAGacacataagcacaattttttttctgttgacaCAAATGAATCATAAGCacgatttaaaattcaaatttttgacaACTTCAAAATTTTAAGCCcacctaaatattttgtagtaatatttttagcCCTCTTGACTCTTAACCATATTTAAGAGGATGGTGCATAGtatgttttaaggagtaatatttaggctGTTCATATGAACTCGGTCATTTTGTGAGTAGTAAATTAacattactaattagtaattactatatattaattattattatgtaattatgttcCTTATCGACGACAGTAATAACTAATCACTAATAGATCGTCTACAATTCCAAGAACAGTCTCATACATGCACGCGTGTGCTCAGGCGAGTAGATAGCttttgtcatttttttgatattgttataCTTCCTGTGAcccgatttaaattttaaaaaagatcTGTATTTGATAGCTTTTTTACTAGGTTATgtaggaaaaataattaatgttttaaaactgtatgtatatgtgtaaagaactaaaaaataaaaatactttcatGGTTttgaaagtttatatttttcttaaacctaattagtacaaaaattaaaaatgtatttcttacaTCAACCTAGAAAAAGGGATGATGAATTCATACATATATTCAAAACAATAACCGAACATCGGGAAGTACgtagtttttagttttaggtTTTCttccacttattagttattagtcaAAAACCTCATAAAATACGGTGTGTTCCTATTTAGATCAGTATTATACTTAAGGGCGTccgcaggaatttgtcaaggcgagggtaaaatattttccttttttatcTCACTttcctattagttataaagtatttttgtgacatgttttctttcatatagacaaggaatgtaaaaatatttatggattATACGTAGATGTAGTTAGTTAAAACCTTAGGtcatatacaatggatagaGCCATACGAACTATTTGTGAAGCCAACATCACTGTAGGACCTCGATGATATGCGCATGCGCGTAGTCTCTTATCATTAATGCTTGGCGCAGAGTGtcggcattataataatatgaacagattgaaatattatgataagcaGTTGCGCATGCGCAGATGTCACAGGTCCTATAGTAATGTTGGCATCAACTCTTTTTATGCCCGTAGTATGCTATGactccatccattgtatatgatctaaggttaAAACTGGATCTTAcagcattatttttaattaattgatataaaatgttattaatcgtTATGTGACGActgtaataatagtaaaaccAATTTAAGGTTAAGATAACTAGAGATTATCAAGATTATTAACAGTTGAAAGAAATacccaacatattatataaaaccgaGGCAGATAACGCATATACAGTAATTGCAGTCCAATATCCGCGTACCGAACGTAGACCGAGTATAGAACGCCAAAACCGGTAGAGCGCATACCGAATTAACACCCAAAAATCAACCGATTTCAGCTCATCAGCCACCAACgccaaattatttgaaataatgaaattatgttataaacaaaTCGTTTGATTAGTAATGTCTCAGGGGGGGCAGGGGGTGTCTCCAAAATTGGGACAAAAATCAACTGATTTTAGTGCCTCAGCCaccaacacaaaatattttgaaatataaaaacagacACCTATTTActcgattattaataattgttaattctTAATTGTTATTCAACGATTAAAAGTTGAGATTTGCAGCGCcgatttttcaaacattttccgttttcaaaacgtgttatttttaacgacaaaattaagaaaaaaggGTGGACATGTGGGTACgcctctgctgtacagtagatgtTGAGTATTTCACTGTAATtttggatgtgttatatttgaattcaatgataaattattggatacgaaaaacgattctgagtggagacggcgCGTGAGCCTAGGCCTAGCTCAGTGGCGCCGAACACGTATGGCTACTGTGGTAAATACCCtagaatttttaataagcattaggTGGACAATtagttagttaataaataataaatgtcttgacacttaatatgtttttaaaccaGCCagctaagaaaatattttaaggtcttgttgaattcaataaattactacaaaaatatacaatattgtaaaaattatgtactcaaacattcaaaaaaaaatattgttacttaacgataaacttaattgttttgttataagtAGAACATTTTGTTGGAATCTTTTACTAAAATTTCTTATCTtagctatgaaaaaaaataacttttatgaatttctaacagaaaaatagtttacaaatagcttaaaatgggtcgaaatactaatataaatctttggtgaacatttcatgagtccacggttattcgttttggaacaaagtttcaaaaatcaatcaataatttaccgctaaatatcaaatatcaaaaatttataagttcaaaagctcataaaaaaGTGATGTCCCAAGGCTATAAGTATtccaaaaagagtcaaaatattatgaaatgctaatacaaatattttgtaaaaattgcaacggttattaatttttaagtaacactaaaaaa encodes:
- the LOC132945497 gene encoding motile sperm domain-containing protein 2-like translates to MDISTESVSALRQSFEDKLNEKNEVFHPLDLVKINNSDAWLKRFLIHTEGNQEEALTMLWNVCEWRKSFGVNEMSESNGTVKIDYLEEGIMYPHGMDIDGKLMFIIRCKLHFKASKDSEECKKCAVYWFERMERLTNGDQITIFFDMMGSGLSNLDMEFTNYLINLLKMYYPAFLNYIIIYEMPWVLNAAFKIIKTWLPAKAVKKIKFLNKHNLSEFVSKESIMVNWGGEDNYKFNFEPETKKVEETKKKVHFAETMEVKNGSGDIRDIVYMPKELKLKINPSEVLTFTKDNSNGYNELMASLTFINDYKDPIAFKIKTTCLIKYKVRPSTGTLIPQESIKVTFVLNGMSIKQTDVMRDKFLVLVIPVIDTKDMAEMWKIQWETKEQHILKCKISNENETVNTWNSYDQNHNNDLEEKVNKLMNMVTTLEISNRVLSQHMRYVKYSLYILLLVCLFAVGFLWALFYHK